The Longimicrobium sp. genome segment CCGCGTCCCGCCTCCACGATGGCGTAGATGTAGCCGTCCGAGCGGCCCACCGCCGTGCCGCCGTTCAGCGGCGGCGCGAAGGGGAACTTGCCGCCCCCCACCACCGGGCCGTCGCCGGCGCCACTGGGCCCGTGGCAGACGGAGCAGTTGCGGGTGTAGATCAGCTCGCCGCGCACCAGCACGTCGTTGCGCGTGGTGCCCGCGAACGGGTTGCGCAGCGTGGGCGCCACCGAGTCCAGCTGGCTGTTGAGGTACGGGGCCGGGATGTCGCCGTTGGGGCCGGACACGGGCACCGAGCCCGGGGCCGGGTTGCGCGGGTCCTCCTGCCACTCCGGCCTCACCGAGCGGCGCATGGTGGCGACCTGCGGCACGGCGTCGTACGCCTTGTCCACGTCGTACATCGCCCAGTCCGTGCACCCGCCCAGCGCCAGCACCAGCGCGCCGAACGCCGCCGTCTTAACGTTGCTCAACGAGCACCTCCTGGGATCCGGCCTCGGTAAAGATGGCCTGGACCTGGTCGTAGCGGTCCTTGGGGACGTGCGCGAACACGCCGAAGTTCCCCGCCGTGAACGACGGGTGGTAGAGCGGCGCCTCCGGAGGTCCGATGTGCGGCAGCCGCGCCAGCAGGAAGAGCCCCGCCACCGTGGAGAGCGCCCCCAGCAGGATCGTCACCTCGAACATGATCACCGAGAAGGCGGGGAGCGCGATGATCTCCTTGCCGCCCACGATCAGCGGCCAGTCCACCGAGGTCCAGGTGGCCAGCGCCGTTCCCGCCGCGGTGCCGGTGAAGGCGCCGGTCAGGGTGAAGATCCGGACCGGGCTCTCCGGCGTCTCCATGGCCTCCTCCACCTCGTGGCGCGGCGTGGGCGAGTACGTGGTGATCTCGTACCCCTCGCGCTTCAGCCGCCGGATGGCGTCGGTGGCGGTGTCCAGGTGGGCGAACACGCCCAGCACGCCCGTGCGAAGCTTGCTCATAGGCTCGTGGTCAGGCGTAGTAGCCGGTCGGATAGTGTTCCACCTGCGTGCCGCTGGCGTCGACGTTCGCCGCGTGGTCGTCGCCGTGCGCATGGCGCATGGGCGGCGGCAGCACCTCCTTGATCTCGGCGATCGACAGCCCCGGCAGGTAGCGCAGGAAGAGCAGGAACCACATGAAGAACCACCCGAAGCTCCCCAGGAGGATCGACGCCTCGACCCAGGTGAGGTGGTAGTTCATGAACTTCCAGGGCTCGTAGCTGTGGGCCAGGCTCGGCACGATGATCACGAAGCGCTCCCACCACATCCCGATGTTCACGAACATCGCGATCAGGAAGAACGCGTTCAGGTTGCGCCGGAAGCTGGGGATCCACAGGAGTTGGGGGATGATGGCGTTGAAGGTGATCATCGACCACCCGGCCCACCAGTACTGCCCCGTCACGCGGTCCCAGAACACCCCGCG includes the following:
- a CDS encoding cytochrome c, producing MSNVKTAAFGALVLALGGCTDWAMYDVDKAYDAVPQVATMRRSVRPEWQEDPRNPAPGSVPVSGPNGDIPAPYLNSQLDSVAPTLRNPFAGTTRNDVLVRGELIYTRNCSVCHGPSGAGDGPVVGGGKFPFAPPLNGGTAVGRSDGYIYAIVEAGRGLMPPYGERVTHMDRWAVVEYVRALQRRAGATGTAQPNPGGAVGAPPPAQVQGQLPASARDSAAPLNAPAPAAQPQGPR
- a CDS encoding DUF3341 domain-containing protein: MSKLRTGVLGVFAHLDTATDAIRRLKREGYEITTYSPTPRHEVEEAMETPESPVRIFTLTGAFTGTAAGTALATWTSVDWPLIVGGKEIIALPAFSVIMFEVTILLGALSTVAGLFLLARLPHIGPPEAPLYHPSFTAGNFGVFAHVPKDRYDQVQAIFTEAGSQEVLVEQR